From Methylobacterium radiodurans, a single genomic window includes:
- a CDS encoding Zn-dependent hydrolase, whose translation MSVETPTKTHNLRVDGSRLWSTLMETARFGATPAGGINRLTLSEEDRAVRDWFRDACEAAGLEVGTDALGTQFALRRGRDMSRKPVACGSHLDTQPTGGKFDGILGVLAGLEVMRSLNDAGIETEAPLLLVNWTNEEGSRFAPAMMASAAYAGEFTTEEILQKRDAKGVSVSEALESIGYQGGEPVGAREIGAFVELHIEQGPILEAEGRTIGVVEGGQGIAWFDGTVTGFESHAGTTPMPRRRDAMLGLAEFALAVERIALAHAPSAVATMGEAEIVSPSRNVVPGQIRFTLDVRDPASAVLDALEAALNEAAAEIGARRNLSLELTRIWRKEPVPFHPRLVAAVDGAAEGLGLSRRRIISGAGHDACNLAGLMPAAMIFVPCKDGVSHNESESATSADCAAGADVLLHTLLTLANAPMDDQPLGKPMAE comes from the coding sequence ATGTCAGTCGAGACCCCGACGAAGACCCACAACCTGCGCGTGGACGGATCGCGCCTCTGGTCCACCCTGATGGAGACCGCGCGCTTCGGCGCGACCCCTGCCGGCGGGATCAACCGTCTCACCCTGTCGGAGGAGGACCGCGCGGTGCGCGACTGGTTCCGGGACGCCTGCGAGGCGGCGGGGCTGGAAGTCGGCACCGACGCGCTCGGCACCCAGTTCGCCCTGCGGCGCGGCCGCGACATGAGCCGGAAGCCCGTCGCCTGCGGCTCGCATCTTGACACCCAGCCGACCGGCGGCAAGTTCGACGGGATCCTCGGCGTGTTGGCCGGCCTCGAGGTGATGCGCAGCCTGAACGACGCCGGCATCGAGACCGAGGCGCCATTACTCCTCGTCAACTGGACCAACGAGGAGGGCTCTCGCTTCGCCCCCGCCATGATGGCCTCGGCGGCCTATGCGGGGGAGTTCACCACGGAGGAGATCCTGCAGAAGCGCGACGCGAAGGGCGTCAGCGTTTCCGAGGCGCTGGAATCCATCGGGTACCAGGGCGGCGAACCGGTCGGCGCGCGCGAGATCGGCGCCTTCGTGGAACTGCACATCGAGCAGGGCCCGATCCTGGAGGCGGAGGGCCGGACCATCGGCGTGGTCGAGGGCGGCCAGGGCATCGCGTGGTTCGATGGCACGGTGACGGGCTTCGAGAGCCATGCCGGCACCACCCCGATGCCGCGCCGCCGGGATGCGATGCTGGGCTTGGCCGAGTTCGCGCTGGCGGTCGAGCGCATTGCGCTGGCGCACGCGCCCTCCGCCGTCGCCACGATGGGCGAGGCCGAGATCGTCAGTCCCTCGCGCAACGTCGTGCCGGGCCAGATCCGCTTCACCCTCGACGTGCGCGACCCGGCCTCGGCGGTGCTCGACGCGTTGGAGGCCGCGCTGAACGAGGCCGCCGCCGAGATCGGCGCCCGGCGCAACCTCAGCCTCGAACTCACCCGGATCTGGCGCAAGGAGCCGGTGCCGTTCCATCCGCGCCTGGTGGCGGCGGTCGACGGCGCCGCCGAGGGGCTGGGGCTCAGCCGCCGCCGCATCATCTCGGGCGCCGGCCACGACGCCTGCAACCTCGCCGGGCTGATGCCGGCCGCGATGATCTTCGTGCCCTGCAAGGACGGCGTCAGCCACAACGAGTCAGAATCGGCCACCTCCGCCGATTGCGCGGCCGGCGCAGACGTTCTGCTGCACACTCTGCTCACACTCGCCAACGCCCCGATGGATGACCAGCCGCTGGGCAAGCCGATGGCGGAGTGA
- a CDS encoding DUF4089 domain-containing protein, with protein MAPVPPDTPETPDLTAYATAAAPLLGLALDPAWIEPVRRNLAVLFAAADLVAGFPLPDEAEAAPVFEA; from the coding sequence ATGGCCCCTGTCCCGCCCGATACGCCGGAGACGCCGGATCTCACGGCCTACGCTACTGCCGCCGCCCCGCTCCTAGGGCTCGCCCTCGATCCCGCCTGGATCGAGCCGGTCCGCCGCAACCTCGCGGTGCTCTTCGCCGCCGCCGACCTCGTCGCGGGCTTCCCCCTGCCCGACGAGGCCGAGGCGGCCCCGGTCTTCGAGGCCTAG
- a CDS encoding AtzE family amidohydrolase, with product MTDETMTDWSTAGAGAVAEAVAAGRVSARTVTEATLARIAALDPAVNAFTDVTAARARARAEAVDAGRVRGPLAGVPVAVKNLIDVAGLPTRAGARINRERPPATRDATLVERLEAAGAILVGALNMGEYAYDFTGENVHDGDSRNPHDPAHMSGGSSGGSGAAVAAGLVPLALGSDTNGSIRVPSAFCGCFGLKPTYGRLSRAGSFPFVGSLDHLGPMARSVGDLARAYDAMQGPDPADPVATDRAPEPVLPVLDSGIADLRIAVAGGYFAGGGDPEAFAAVARVADALGASRTVEIPEARRARAAAYLITAAEGAALHLDRLRARAADFDPAVRDRLIAGAMIPAPHVERAQRFRRWYRAAVLDLLGEVDVILAPATPCRAPRRGQTHFVIDGVELPVRANIGLFTQPISFIGLPVVAVPVRLDDGLPLGVQVIAAPWREEAALRVARHLERVGAVAAPVAMPSVAQG from the coding sequence ATGACTGACGAGACCATGACGGATTGGAGCACGGCCGGGGCCGGTGCGGTGGCGGAGGCGGTGGCCGCCGGCCGCGTCAGCGCCCGCACGGTGACCGAGGCGACGCTCGCGCGCATCGCGGCCCTCGACCCGGCGGTGAACGCCTTCACGGACGTGACCGCCGCGCGGGCGCGGGCGCGGGCCGAGGCGGTCGATGCAGGCCGGGTCCGGGGCCCGCTCGCCGGCGTGCCCGTCGCGGTCAAGAACCTCATCGACGTCGCCGGCCTGCCGACCCGCGCGGGCGCGCGGATCAACCGCGAACGGCCGCCGGCCACCCGCGACGCGACGCTCGTCGAGCGCCTGGAGGCGGCGGGCGCGATCCTCGTCGGCGCGCTCAACATGGGCGAGTACGCCTACGACTTCACCGGCGAGAACGTGCACGACGGCGACAGCCGAAATCCGCATGACCCGGCCCATATGAGCGGCGGCTCGTCGGGCGGCTCGGGCGCGGCGGTGGCGGCGGGTCTCGTGCCGCTCGCCCTCGGCTCCGACACCAACGGCTCGATCCGCGTGCCCTCGGCCTTCTGCGGCTGCTTCGGCCTGAAGCCGACCTACGGGCGCCTGAGCCGGGCGGGCAGCTTCCCCTTCGTGGGCAGCCTCGACCATCTCGGGCCGATGGCGCGCAGCGTCGGCGACCTCGCCCGCGCCTACGACGCGATGCAGGGGCCGGACCCGGCCGATCCGGTCGCGACGGACCGCGCGCCCGAGCCCGTCCTGCCGGTTCTGGACTCCGGCATCGCGGATCTGCGCATCGCGGTCGCGGGCGGCTACTTCGCGGGCGGCGGCGATCCGGAGGCCTTCGCGGCCGTCGCGCGGGTGGCCGACGCGCTCGGCGCCAGCCGGACGGTCGAGATTCCGGAGGCGCGCCGTGCCCGTGCCGCCGCCTACCTGATCACCGCCGCCGAGGGCGCCGCCCTCCATCTCGACCGCCTGCGTGCGCGCGCCGCCGACTTCGATCCCGCGGTGCGCGACCGCCTGATCGCGGGCGCGATGATCCCCGCCCCCCATGTCGAGCGCGCGCAGCGCTTCCGCCGCTGGTACCGCGCGGCGGTGCTGGATCTCCTGGGCGAGGTCGACGTGATCCTCGCGCCGGCAACGCCCTGCCGCGCCCCGCGCCGCGGCCAGACCCACTTCGTGATCGACGGGGTCGAGCTGCCGGTGCGCGCCAATATCGGCCTGTTCACGCAGCCGATCTCGTTCATCGGCCTGCCGGTCGTGGCGGTGCCGGTCCGGCTCGACGACGGCCTGCCGCTCGGCGTCCAGGTCATCGCCGCGCCCTGGCGAGAGGAGGCGGCTTTGCGCGTCGCCCGACACCTGGAGCGGGTCGGCGCGGTCGCGGCACCCGTCGCGATGCCGTCCGTCGCGCAGGGCTGA
- the hpxZ gene encoding oxalurate catabolism protein HpxZ: MQIDDPAVKAEVEALFRVYEAALVGNDVATLEALFRDDPLTIRYGAGENLYGMDAIRAFRRSRSPAGLARTLERTVITTYGRDFATAMTLFRREGAPGRVGRQSQTWARLPEGWKIVAAHVSVIDDEGPA; the protein is encoded by the coding sequence ATGCAGATCGACGATCCCGCTGTGAAGGCCGAGGTCGAGGCGCTGTTCCGGGTCTACGAGGCCGCCCTCGTCGGCAACGACGTGGCGACGCTCGAAGCCCTGTTCCGCGACGACCCCCTCACCATCCGGTACGGCGCGGGGGAGAACCTCTACGGCATGGACGCGATCCGGGCCTTCCGGCGGTCCCGCTCGCCCGCCGGTCTCGCCCGCACCCTGGAGCGGACCGTGATCACCACCTACGGCCGCGACTTCGCCACCGCCATGACCCTGTTCCGGCGCGAGGGGGCGCCCGGCCGGGTCGGGCGCCAGAGCCAGACCTGGGCGCGCCTGCCCGAGGGTTGGAAGATCGTCGCCGCCCATGTGAGCGTCATCGACGACGAGGGGCCGGCGTGA
- a CDS encoding ABC transporter substrate-binding protein has translation MFSTAKRFGARAALAGALTVSVAVPGALAQGVLRIGMTASDIPLTTGQADNGGEGMRFTGYTVYDGLVNWDLSSADKPSDIVPGLAESWTVDPTDKTKWTFKIRPGVKFHDGSDFTAESVVWNLDKLLKNDSPQYDPRQSAQGRTRIPAVASYRALDPMTLEVVTKAPDATLLYQLAWIMMSSPAQWEKLGKNWDAFAKTPSGTGPWKMTLFAPRERAEMVPNANYWDKARVPKLDKLVLVPLPEANARVAALRSGQVDWIEAPAPDAVASLKSAGFKIVTNAYPHNWTWHLSRIEGSPWNDIRVRKAANLAIDREGLKELLGGLAIPAKGFMPPGHQWFGKPGFDVKYDPEAAKKLMAEAGYTPQKPLAIKVGISASGSGQMQPLPMNEFVQQSLAEVGFKVDFEVVEWNTLINIWRAGANADISRGVSAINYSYFIQDPFTGFIRHLQCNLAPPNGTNWGYYCDPAMDKLFDGVRNAFDKSEQEKVLQKVQEKFVDDALFVMITHDVNPRAMSAKVKGFTQAQNWFQDFSQITMATAGR, from the coding sequence ATGTTCTCAACCGCGAAACGTTTCGGCGCCCGTGCGGCCCTGGCCGGCGCCCTCACGGTGTCGGTCGCCGTGCCGGGTGCCCTCGCCCAGGGCGTGCTCCGCATCGGCATGACCGCATCCGACATCCCGCTGACCACCGGTCAGGCCGACAACGGCGGCGAGGGCATGCGCTTCACCGGCTACACGGTCTACGACGGGCTGGTGAACTGGGACCTCTCCTCCGCCGACAAGCCGTCCGACATCGTTCCGGGCCTCGCCGAGAGCTGGACGGTCGATCCGACCGACAAGACGAAGTGGACCTTCAAGATCCGGCCCGGCGTGAAGTTCCACGACGGCTCCGACTTCACCGCCGAGTCGGTGGTCTGGAACCTCGACAAGCTCCTGAAGAACGATTCCCCGCAATACGACCCGCGCCAGTCCGCCCAGGGGCGCACCCGCATCCCGGCGGTGGCGAGCTACCGGGCGCTCGACCCGATGACGCTCGAAGTCGTCACCAAGGCGCCCGACGCCACCCTGCTCTACCAGCTCGCCTGGATCATGATGTCCTCCCCCGCCCAGTGGGAGAAGCTCGGCAAGAACTGGGACGCCTTCGCCAAGACCCCGTCCGGCACCGGCCCCTGGAAGATGACCCTGTTCGCGCCCCGCGAGCGCGCCGAGATGGTGCCGAACGCCAATTACTGGGACAAGGCCCGCGTTCCGAAGCTCGACAAGCTCGTGCTGGTGCCGCTGCCCGAGGCCAATGCCCGCGTCGCCGCGCTCCGCTCCGGGCAGGTCGACTGGATCGAGGCCCCCGCCCCCGACGCCGTGGCCTCGCTGAAGTCGGCCGGCTTCAAGATCGTCACCAACGCCTACCCGCACAACTGGACCTGGCACCTCTCCCGCATCGAGGGCTCGCCCTGGAACGACATCCGGGTGCGCAAGGCCGCCAACCTCGCCATCGACCGCGAGGGGCTGAAGGAGCTGCTCGGCGGCCTCGCCATCCCGGCCAAGGGCTTCATGCCGCCCGGCCACCAGTGGTTCGGCAAGCCCGGCTTCGACGTGAAGTACGATCCCGAGGCCGCCAAGAAGCTGATGGCCGAGGCCGGCTACACCCCGCAGAAGCCGCTCGCCATCAAGGTCGGGATCTCTGCCTCGGGCTCGGGCCAGATGCAGCCCCTGCCGATGAACGAGTTCGTGCAGCAGAGCCTCGCCGAGGTCGGCTTCAAGGTCGATTTCGAGGTGGTCGAGTGGAACACCCTGATCAACATCTGGCGCGCGGGCGCCAATGCCGACATCTCCCGCGGCGTCTCGGCGATCAACTACTCGTACTTCATCCAGGATCCCTTCACCGGCTTCATCCGCCACCTGCAGTGCAACCTCGCGCCGCCGAACGGCACGAACTGGGGCTATTACTGCGATCCGGCGATGGACAAGCTGTTCGACGGCGTGCGCAACGCCTTCGACAAGTCCGAGCAGGAGAAGGTCCTGCAGAAGGTCCAGGAGAAGTTCGTCGACGACGCGCTGTTCGTGATGATCACGCACGACGTCAATCCGCGCGCCATGAGCGCCAAGGTGAAGGGCTTCACCCAGGCGCAGAACTGGTTCCAGGACTTCTCGCAGATCACGATGGCGACCGCGGGCCGCTGA
- a CDS encoding ABC transporter permease: MLLYILKRLLYVTPVAFGVSVVCFALVHLAPGDPLSAVLPADATQATIDEMRAAYGFDKPLPVQYAIWLWHVLQGDLGISIATGRPVLGEVSRAVVNSLILASVATLIGFTFGTLFGFVAGYHRNSILDRAASALSVFGVSVPHYWLGMVLVIIFSATLGWLPPTGAGPDGSGNWRPDFEHLRYIILPAVTMSVIPTGIIARTVRALVADILAQDFVEALRAKGMNEWGVFKHVVRNAAPTALAIMGLQLGYLLGGSILIETVFAWPGTGFLLNAAIFQRDLPLLQGSILVLAMFFVALNLIVDVMQTALDPRIERA, encoded by the coding sequence ATGCTGCTCTATATCCTGAAACGCCTGCTCTACGTCACGCCCGTCGCGTTCGGCGTCAGCGTAGTCTGCTTCGCGCTGGTGCATCTGGCCCCGGGCGATCCCCTGAGCGCCGTGCTGCCGGCGGATGCCACCCAGGCCACCATCGACGAGATGCGCGCGGCCTACGGTTTCGACAAGCCGCTCCCCGTGCAGTACGCGATCTGGCTCTGGCATGTGCTTCAGGGCGATCTCGGCATCTCCATCGCCACCGGCCGCCCGGTGTTGGGCGAGGTCTCCCGCGCGGTTGTCAACAGCCTGATCCTGGCCTCGGTCGCGACGCTGATCGGCTTCACCTTCGGCACCCTGTTCGGCTTCGTCGCGGGCTACCACCGCAACTCGATCCTCGACCGGGCGGCCTCCGCGCTCTCGGTCTTCGGGGTGAGCGTGCCGCACTACTGGCTCGGCATGGTGCTGGTGATCATCTTCTCGGCGACGCTGGGCTGGCTGCCGCCGACGGGCGCTGGGCCTGACGGCTCGGGCAACTGGCGGCCGGACTTCGAGCACCTGCGCTACATCATCCTGCCGGCGGTCACGATGTCGGTGATCCCGACCGGCATCATCGCCCGCACGGTCCGGGCGCTGGTGGCGGACATCCTCGCGCAGGACTTCGTCGAGGCCCTGCGCGCCAAGGGCATGAACGAGTGGGGCGTGTTCAAGCACGTCGTGCGCAATGCCGCCCCGACCGCGCTCGCCATCATGGGCCTGCAGCTCGGCTACCTGCTCGGCGGCTCCATCCTGATCGAGACCGTGTTCGCCTGGCCCGGCACCGGCTTCCTCCTGAACGCCGCGATCTTCCAGCGCGACCTGCCCCTGCTGCAGGGCTCGATCCTCGTGCTGGCGATGTTCTTCGTGGCCCTCAACCTCATCGTCGACGTGATGCAGACCGCCCTCGATCCGCGCATCGAGCGGGCCTGA
- a CDS encoding ABC transporter permease: protein MTAPVTAASVALDGAVSTTSPVAEAEAFAPSRGFWGHVGHRLVRDPVAMAAGAVILAIVLVAIFAPWITPMDPYKGSMLRRLKPVGDATYWLGSDELGRDMLSRLMVGARLSLFMGVTPVLIAFAIGSSIGILAGYVGGWTNTILMRTIDVFFAFPSVLLAIALSGALGAGIFNAIVSLTCVFVPQIARVAESVTTGIRKRDYIDAAKLSGASALTIMRVQVLGNVVGPIFVYATSLISVSMILASGLSFLGLGVRPPEPEWGLMLNTLRTAIYVNPMVAALPGLAIFVVSIAFNLFSDGLRTAMEIRQ, encoded by the coding sequence ATGACTGCACCCGTCACCGCCGCCTCCGTCGCCCTCGACGGCGCCGTCTCGACCACCTCCCCCGTCGCGGAAGCCGAGGCCTTCGCGCCCTCCCGCGGCTTCTGGGGCCATGTCGGCCACCGGCTCGTGCGCGATCCCGTCGCCATGGCGGCGGGCGCCGTGATCCTCGCCATCGTCTTGGTGGCGATCTTCGCGCCCTGGATCACCCCGATGGATCCCTACAAGGGCTCCATGCTGCGCCGGCTGAAGCCGGTCGGCGATGCCACCTACTGGCTGGGCTCGGACGAGCTCGGCCGCGACATGCTGAGCCGCCTGATGGTGGGCGCCCGGCTCTCGCTCTTCATGGGCGTGACGCCCGTGCTGATCGCCTTCGCGATCGGCTCCAGCATCGGGATCCTGGCCGGCTACGTCGGCGGCTGGACCAACACGATCCTGATGCGCACCATCGACGTGTTCTTCGCCTTCCCGTCGGTGCTGCTCGCCATCGCGCTGTCCGGCGCGCTCGGCGCCGGCATCTTCAACGCCATCGTCTCGCTGACCTGCGTGTTCGTGCCCCAGATCGCCCGCGTCGCCGAGAGCGTGACGACGGGCATCCGCAAGCGCGACTACATCGACGCCGCCAAGCTCTCCGGGGCCTCGGCGCTGACGATCATGCGCGTTCAGGTGCTCGGCAACGTGGTCGGGCCGATCTTCGTCTACGCGACCTCGCTGATCAGCGTGTCGATGATCCTGGCCTCGGGCCTCTCCTTCCTCGGCCTCGGCGTCCGCCCACCCGAGCCCGAATGGGGCCTGATGCTGAACACCCTGCGCACCGCGATCTACGTCAACCCGATGGTCGCGGCGCTGCCGGGGCTCGCCATCTTCGTCGTCTCGATCGCCTTCAACCTGTTCTCGGACGGCCTGCGGACGGCCATGGAGATCCGCCAGTGA
- a CDS encoding ABC transporter ATP-binding protein yields the protein MLSVSGLKKHFPVRKGSGPKQVVRAVDGVDFETLKGETLGIVGESGCGKSTTAKLLMGLIERDAGDMLFDGEPVGGRALPWRAYRRQVQMVFQDSYASLNPRMTVEASIAFGPKVNGVPGRQAVERARALLARVGLEPKRFAGRYPHELSGGQRQRVNIARALALEPRLVLLDEAVSALDKSVEAQVLNLLLDLKAEFGLTYIFISHDLNVVRFISDRVMVMYLGRVSEIGPSDTVLAEPAHPYSHALLHAMPSLDPDNRTQEALLAGDPPNPIDPPSGCRFHPRCRLVAPVCSVTEPPLDPVGPAHRAACLARQPGSGHPAAPAVQAAA from the coding sequence CTGCTCTCGGTCTCGGGCCTGAAGAAGCACTTCCCCGTCCGCAAGGGCAGCGGCCCGAAGCAGGTGGTGCGCGCCGTCGACGGCGTCGATTTCGAGACGCTGAAGGGCGAGACGCTCGGCATCGTCGGCGAGTCGGGCTGCGGCAAGTCCACTACCGCCAAGCTCCTGATGGGGCTGATCGAGCGCGATGCCGGCGACATGCTGTTCGACGGCGAGCCGGTGGGCGGCCGGGCGCTGCCCTGGCGCGCCTATCGCCGCCAGGTCCAGATGGTGTTCCAGGACTCCTACGCCTCGCTCAACCCGCGCATGACGGTGGAGGCCTCGATCGCCTTCGGCCCGAAGGTCAACGGCGTGCCGGGGCGCCAAGCGGTCGAGCGCGCCCGGGCGCTGCTGGCCCGGGTCGGCCTGGAGCCGAAGCGCTTCGCCGGCCGCTACCCGCACGAGCTCTCGGGCGGCCAGCGCCAGCGCGTGAACATCGCCCGCGCGCTCGCGCTCGAACCGCGCCTCGTGCTCCTGGACGAGGCGGTCTCGGCCCTCGACAAGTCGGTCGAGGCGCAGGTGCTCAACCTCCTCCTCGACCTGAAGGCCGAGTTCGGGCTGACCTACATCTTCATCAGCCACGACCTGAACGTGGTCCGCTTCATCTCGGACCGCGTGATGGTGATGTATCTCGGGCGCGTCTCCGAGATCGGCCCGTCCGACACCGTCCTGGCCGAGCCCGCGCACCCCTACTCCCACGCGCTCCTCCACGCGATGCCTTCCCTCGATCCGGACAACCGGACCCAGGAAGCGCTGCTCGCGGGCGATCCGCCGAACCCGATCGACCCGCCCTCCGGTTGCCGCTTCCACCCGCGCTGCCGCCTCGTCGCCCCGGTCTGCTCGGTCACCGAGCCGCCCCTCGACCCGGTCGGGCCTGCCCACAGGGCCGCCTGCCTCGCGCGCCAGCCCGGCTCCGGGCACCCGGCCGCGCCCGCAGTCCAGGCCGCAGCCTGA
- a CDS encoding ABC transporter ATP-binding protein — protein MTDTQAVVLKDLKVGFGKVQVVDGVDLTLERGQAMALIGESGSGKSVTLRAILRLFPEGRSRITGAVAVAGRDVLGLSKRELADYRGREVSMIFQEPLLAFDPVYTVGQQITEAILRHEKVSKQEARARALALFERVRIPSPERRLDNYPHEMSGGMRQRAMIALALACRPQVLLADEPTTALDATVQIQILLLLRELQRDLGLSIILVTHDLGAAVEVADRISVMYAGHIVETGSARQVVREPHHPYTIGLLRSRAEGAMDKGARLQTIPGSPPDLTNRPPGCPFALRCFLAEERCRRERPPLGSVGDGHQAACWRAGEAAAAFQEERAPQELACA, from the coding sequence ATGACCGACACACAAGCCGTCGTGCTGAAGGACCTCAAGGTCGGCTTCGGCAAGGTCCAGGTGGTGGACGGCGTCGATCTCACGCTCGAGCGCGGCCAGGCCATGGCCCTGATCGGCGAATCCGGCTCCGGCAAGAGCGTGACGCTGCGCGCCATCCTGCGTCTCTTTCCCGAGGGCCGCAGCCGGATCACCGGCGCGGTCGCGGTCGCGGGCCGCGACGTGCTGGGCCTCTCGAAGCGGGAGCTCGCGGATTACCGCGGGCGCGAGGTCTCGATGATCTTCCAGGAGCCGCTGCTCGCCTTCGACCCGGTCTACACGGTGGGCCAGCAGATCACCGAGGCGATCCTGCGCCACGAGAAGGTCTCTAAGCAGGAGGCGCGGGCGCGGGCGCTCGCCCTGTTCGAGCGGGTCCGCATTCCGAGCCCGGAACGGCGCCTCGACAACTACCCGCACGAGATGTCGGGCGGCATGCGCCAGCGCGCGATGATCGCGCTCGCGCTGGCCTGCCGGCCGCAGGTGCTGCTGGCCGACGAGCCGACCACCGCGCTCGACGCCACGGTACAGATCCAGATCCTGCTCCTGCTGCGCGAGCTGCAGCGCGATCTCGGCCTGTCGATCATCCTGGTGACGCACGATCTGGGTGCGGCGGTCGAGGTCGCGGACCGGATCAGCGTGATGTATGCGGGCCACATCGTGGAGACCGGCTCGGCCCGCCAGGTGGTGCGCGAGCCCCACCACCCCTACACGATCGGCCTGCTGCGCAGTCGCGCCGAGGGCGCGATGGACAAGGGTGCCCGGCTCCAGACCATTCCGGGTAGCCCACCGGACCTCACGAACCGGCCGCCCGGCTGCCCCTTCGCGCTGCGTTGCTTCCTGGCCGAGGAGCGCTGCCGCCGCGAGCGCCCGCCGCTGGGATCCGTCGGCGACGGGCATCAGGCCGCGTGCTGGCGGGCCGGAGAGGCCGCCGCCGCATTCCAGGAGGAACGAGCCCCGCAAGAGCTCGCTTGCGCCTGA